In Procambarus clarkii isolate CNS0578487 chromosome 6, FALCON_Pclarkii_2.0, whole genome shotgun sequence, one DNA window encodes the following:
- the LOC138354712 gene encoding proteoglycan 4-like, whose translation MNSLPLMEFPDTNSTIIIKALVDSNVASTTPTVTNSQPVPAPTTPATTNKCQHPRPQQPPTSASTHNPSNHQQVAAPMTPATTNKWQHPRPQQPPTSGSTHDPSNHQQVPAPTTPATSGSTHDPSNHQQVAAPTTPATTNKWQHPRPQQPPTSASTHDPSNKWQHPRPQQPPTSASTHDPSNKWQHPRPQQPPTSGSTHDPSNHQQVAAPTTPATTNKCQHPRPQQQVAAPTTPATTNKCQHPRPQQPPTSASTHDPSNKWQHPRPQQPPTSGSTHDPSNHQQVAAPTTPATTNKCQHPRPQQPPTSASTHDPSNKWQHPRPQQPLTSGSTHDPSNHQQVAAPTTPATTNKCQHPRPQQQVAAPTTPATTNKCQHPRPQQQVAAPTTPATTNKWQHPRPQQPPTSGSTHDPSNHQQVPAPTTPATTNKWQHPRPQQPPTSASTHDPSNKWQHPRPQQPPTSGSTHDPSNHQQVAAPTTPATTNKWQHPRPQQPPTSGSTHDPSNHQQVPAPTTPATSGSTHDPSNHQQVPAPTTPATSGSTHDPSNHQQVAAPTTPATTNKWQHPRPQQPPTSASTHDPSNHQQVPAPTTPAITNKCQHPRPQQPPTSQRKMI comes from the coding sequence ATGAATAGTCTCCCATTAATGGAATTCCCAGACACTAACTCCACTATCATCATAAAAGCCCTAGTGGACAGCAATGTAGCCAGCACTACCCCAACTGTGACTAACTCCCAACCAGTGCCAGCACCCACGACCCCAGCAACcaccaacaagtgccagcacccacgaccccagcaaccaccaacaagtgccagcacccacAACCCCAGCAACCACCAACAAGTGGCAGCACCCATGACCCCAGCAACCACCAACAAGTGGCAGCACCCACGACCCCAGCAACCACCAACAAGTGGCAGCACCCACGACCCCAGCAACcaccaacaagtgccagcacccacGACCCCAGCAACAAGTGGCAGCACCCACGACCCCAGCAACCACCAACAAGTGGCAGCACCCACGACCCCAGCAACCACCAACAAGTGGCAGCACCCACGACCCCAGCAACcaccaacaagtgccagcacccacGACCCCAGCAACAAGTGGCAGCACCCACGACCCCAGCAACcaccaacaagtgccagcacccacGACCCCAGCAACAAGTGGCAGCACCCACGACCCCAGCAACCACCAACAAGTGGCAGCACCCACGACCCCAGCAACCACCAACAAGTGGCAGCACCCACGACCCCAGCAACcaccaacaagtgccagcacccacGACCCCAGCAACAAGTGGCAGCACCCACGACCCCAGCAACcaccaacaagtgccagcacccacgaccccagcaaccaccaacaagtgccagcacccacGACCCCAGCAACAAGTGGCAGCACCCACGACCCCAGCAACCACCAACAAGTGGCAGCACCCACGACCCCAGCAACCACCAACAAGTGGCAGCACCCACGACCCCAGCAACcaccaacaagtgccagcacccacgaccccagcaaccaccaacaagtgccagcacccacGACCCCAGCAACAAGTGGCAGCACCCACGACCCCAGCAACCACTAACAAGTGGCAGCACCCACGACCCCAGCAACCACCAACAAGTGGCAGCACCCACGACCCCAGCAACcaccaacaagtgccagcacccacGACCCCAGCAACAAGTGGCAGCACCCACGACCCCAGCAACcaccaacaagtgccagcacccacGACCCCAGCAACAAGTGGCAGCACCCACGACCCCAGCAACCACCAACAAGTGGCAGCACCCACGACCCCAGCAACCACCAACAAGTGGCAGCACCCACGACCCCAGCAACcaccaacaagtgccagcacccacaaccccagcaaccaccaacaagtggcagcacccacgaccccagcaaccaccaacaagtgccagcacccacGACCCCAGCAACAAGTGGCAGCACCCACGACCCCAGCAACCACCAACAAGTGGCAGCACCCACGACCCCAGCAACCACCAACAAGTGGCAGCACCCACGACCCCAGCAACCACCAACAAGTGGCAGCACCCACGACCCCAGCAACCACCAACAAGTGGCAGCACCCACGACCCCAGCAACcaccaacaagtgccagcacccacGACCCCAGCAACAAGTGGCAGCACCCACGACCCCAGCAACcaccaacaagtgccagcacccacGACCCCAGCAACAAGTGGCAGCACCCACGACCCCAGCAACCACCAACAAGTGGCAGCACCCACGACCCCAGCAACCACCAACAAGTGGCAGCACCCACGACCCCAGCAACcaccaacaagtgccagcacccacgaccccagcaaccaccaacaagtgccagcacccacgaccccagcaatcaccaacaagtgccagcacccacGACCCCAGCAACCACCAACAAGCCAGAGGAAGATGATATAA